Genomic segment of Macellibacteroides fermentans:
CCCGATACGTTTGTTATCACCGGAGATATTCACGCCATGTGGCTGCGTGACTCTTCTGCACAGGTTTTCCCTTATATCACCTTCGCAAAAAAGGATAAGGCTTTGCAAACGATGCTGGCAGGGGTGATCTATCGTCAGACTAAATGTATTCTGATCGACCCGTATGCCAACGGCTTCAACGAAGGCCCCACCGGCAGCGAATGGGAAAGCGATAAGACCGATATGAAGAAAGAGTTGCACGAACGCAAATGGGAAATCGACTCTCTTTGTTATCCCATCAGACTTGCTTACAACTACTGGAAAAATACAAACGATACCAGTGTTTTCGATGCCGAATGGGAAAAAGCAATGGAAACCGTCTATAAAACATTTGTAGAGCAGCAACGCAAAGACAATCTGGGCCCCTATAAATTTACACGCGTAACCGACCGTCAGGGCGACACGCTCCTTAATTTCGGATACGGAAGTCCGGTTAAGCCGGTTGGATTGATCGTATCCTCTTTCCGTCCATCAGACGATGCCTCCCTGTTTGGCTTCCTGATTCCCTCCAATCTGTTTGCCGTTACTTCGCTAAGACAAGTAGCCGAGATTATGCGGAAGGTACGCAACAACGGTTCATTTGCCGGAAAATGCGAAGCCTTAGCCAACGAAGTAGAGGCAGCAGTAAAGAAATACGGTATCTGCGAGCATCCTGAATTCGGTAAAGTATATGCCTTTGAAGTAGACGGCTTCGGCAGCCGTGTATTCATGGACGATGCCAATGTTCCAAGCTTGCTGGCCCTCCCCTATCTGGGCTGCGTGGAATTAAACGACCCCATCTACCAGAACACACGGAAAATGGTTCTGAGCGATTCCAACCCCTATTTCTTTAAAGGAAAAGCAGGCGAAGGAATCGGTGGTCCGCATATTGGTTTCGACTATGTATGGCCGATGAGCATTGTGATGCGTGCCAACACATCCACCGATATGGCAGAGATCAGGAAGTGTGTTCAGATGCTACGCGATACAGATGGCGGCACAGGCTTTATGCACGAATCATTCCATAAAGACAACGCGGCCGACTTTACCCGTTCGTGGTTTGCCTGGGCGAATACGCTGTTTGGCGAACTGATCTACCGCCTGGTAAACGAAGGAAAACTGGATGCGATCAAAGTATCGTAAAACCGATATCCCGATTTAAAAGAATTCTCAATTTCTACATATAAAGAGAGCTAAGCTTAATTGTTTGGCTCTCTTTTTATATAACACTACCTATTTTACTAAATAAACAATCGTAAGATTATACAGATAAAGATATCTTGACAGAAATTTAGTGTGGGAAATACAGTAATAACCCGCTGAAATTAAATTATAAAAAGTAAAGGGGGCGGGTCAAAAGGCCCGCCCCCGATAGGTTAGTTTACATTATTAGGTATTAGATATGAATTACCACCCAGGATTCTGCACCAGACTGGGCGTTCTTTTAATCTCGTCATCCATAATAGGGAAAAGATAATGACGAGGCGCTACAAATACGCGATCTTCAATTTTGTAGCGTTCCATTCTGTATTTTTTACCATTGATCACAATCTTTCCATTCGCATCTTCAACAGGTCTCATCCCATGAATTGCGCGCTGACATTTTGGATATGGCCAATAATTAGCACCTTGCGCCATCCATTGAGTCTCCTTAGCCAGTTCGGTAGAGCTACTTGGTTCAAGATACAATCTTGAAGTCCAGATACGGTTGTTTTCATAAAACAACTCAACACGACGTTCCCGTTGAATATATTGATTCATTAACTCCTTGCTACCCAAAACGCTTGGAGGCATTGGGGCCATCCATGATCTGGCACGAACCTGGTTGATAAGATCATATATTTCCTGAGTAGGACCAGTTGTCTCATTCACCGCTTCTGCATAGATATAGATGAACTCAGGCAATCTCCAGATAGCAGGACCGTTGATAATAAATCCCTGATCACGGTTCCAACCTTCCTTAAAGAATTTACGCAGATAATAACCTGTTGTTGTAGCGTTACTTCCACCGATACGATTATTTCCTTCAGCCGTATTAATCTGTGAATTCTTGAAAACAGCCCCATGATACATTATATCACGATGGAATCTCGGGTCACGCTTTACACTTGCATACGGATTTGCATCATCGTATCCATCGGTGGTTGCTCTATCAGCATATACAGGATAACCATAACCGTCCGGACCGATATACTCATATTCGTCCACTTGTTCCTGAACAGGCATCTGACGAGAAGAACCTTGAGAAGTAGGTGGATAACAGTCACCCTGCCAACCTTCACTCTTGTCGCGTGTAACAAACCATACCCATTCACCCATAATTGAATTCATGTCGTAGTACATGTTCCAAAGGCGTTTGTAAACCTTCGATCCATTTTCATCTTTACCCCGGTCATTTTTAAACGTTTCGTTATCAGCATCCCCTGTATAGAGTGTATAACGGGCTGCTCCATCCACTTTAAAATCAAGGAGAGCTTTAGAAGCCACCTTTGCAGCCTCCCATCGTTTCTTATCATAGGTATATTCGGCTTTAAACTGGCGGGTATCATCCGGCATAGTACCACCGTTCCACATTGGGGTAGCAGCCATCCAGCGTACAATGGCCTTCAATCCAAGACAAGCACCTTTTTCTACACGGCCAAAATCTGTACTTAACCATCTGTCAGGAACACGGCTATAGGCAGAATCTGCATCAGCACAAATTTTCTCTACCAAAGCATGATAAGATTCCTTTTTAAAATCCATGCTTCCTTGCGGATCAATGGTATGATCAATGTAAGGAACTTCACCATACATTCTGATCAATAAGTAGTGGAAGTAGGCTCTAAAAAAATAAACTTCACCAATCCGTTTTTCTAAATCTCCTGGATTGAGAATATTATCAGGGGTATTGTACTTTCGCACACCTTCCAGGATAACGTTTGCCTTACGGATATTATCATATAAATCCCACCAATACTGTCCACAGCTACTTCTGTCGGGCATCCCCATAGACGACCAACCTCCGGCATTAAATACGTTTGTCAAACTTTTTTCTGCCGTTGATCCTTCACATTCATCCGTTACAGGAGCTGTTGAGAAGTGATTAAAGAATACCAGGGGACGATTGGCAAACTTAGCTCGCTCATATACTTTGGTTACCAATCCATCTACCTTATTATAACGTTCAAATACCTGCTGTTCATTCATTTTATCATCAGGCTTTTTGTCCAAAAAGTCATCGCTGCATGAATTCATCACCAGACATAGGATGAACCCAAGTAAAAAACTAATATTTTTCATACTATATTTCATATTGATTTATAGATTAATAAGTAATATCTATTCCAAAGTTAAATACCCGTTGGATTGGATACCAACTACCATTACCATCGCCAGTTTCAGGATCTACATCAACATCATCCAAGCCATCAAATGTTAGTAAATTGAGTCCCTGTATGTAAATACGCACATTTTGTAAACCTGCAATACGAATTGTACTTTTTGGCAAAGTATATCCTATTTCAACATTCTTTAAACGTACATATGACGCGTCGTATAAAAACAAACTGCTAGAAGCATTCTTATTATTGTCATTATTGGTTGAATGTAATGCTGGATATGTAGCAGTTTCTGCCGTTTCCGGCGTCCATCTGTTCAAGTGCATTTTTTTAACTTTACCATACTTGTCGCTATCAAACAACGGGAAATCGTAAACAGCTGGTCCGTTCAATAATACACTTGCGTTGGTAGCTCCCTGGAACAAGAAGCTCATATCAAGGCCTTTGTACTGGAATCCGATAGGAAGACCAAACATAATTTCGGGGGTACGAGGATTACCCATCGCTGTTTTGTCTCCTAAATCATTAATTTTTCCATCCTTATTTAAGTCCTTATACACAACATCTCCTGGAATCAGCGGCCCCCACTGCTGGAAACCAGTACCATTATTCATGGCATTCAATTTATCCGCCTCAGCCTGATCCCTAACAAAATGATCCACAACATAGACAAAATGCTCATCCACTCGCTTACCGGTTGCTGCACGATATGAATTTTCACGATAAATTTCATTCATAAAAACAATTTTGTTTCTTGCGAATGTAAAGTTCGGTTTCAGATAATAACGGAAGTCTTTCCCAATTTTACCGTTCCATCCAATTTCGAAGTCGATACCGTGGTTATCAACGATACCTGAATTGATATAAGGTGCATCTTTACCTACGATATCAGGAAAACCTAACTTATCTCCACCAGACAAGCTTGTAATAATGTCGTAACGATGTTCGTTAAAGAAATCGACAGAGAATGTTAGTTTTTCATTCAGGAATGCAGCATCAAGTCCAATATTCATTTTTCTTGATTTCTCCCATGTCAAACTTGGATTTGCAAGAGCTCCCTCCTGTACACCTCCTACGGCATCTATATCAAAGCCATTTTGACCAAATCGATACCCACCACTGTTTTCAAAGAACTGGAGGTATGTGAATCGTTGAGAGATTTTATCACTACCAACCAAACCATAAGAACCTCTGATCTTCAGATTATCCAACCACTTGTTAGTACCTTTCATAAATCCTTCACGAGAAATTACCCAACCAACAGAACCTGCAGGAAAAATACCATATCTATTACCAGGAGCAAAGTTCTCAGAACCGTTATAACCAATATTAAATTCAGCAAGGTACTTATTATCATACGCGTAGGTTGCTCTACCTGTTAAACCTTGATAACGATATTCAACATCATCGTTGTATGAACGAATTGACCTATTAAACAATGCCATTGCACTCACATCGTGTTTACCGAATGAGTTCAGGTAATCTAATTTAAGCTGATAATAGGTTCTTCCTTGAGAAGCATTTTGCGAAAAATCATTTTTGAGTGTCTGATCAACCTGATATTTATTCCCTGTTTTATATTCACCCTGGTAATGGCCTGGAGTCATGTAGATATCCATCCCATCTTTTGGCATAAAAGTCGCATATCCGGGATACTCTTTATAACCCTCTTTATAGGTTTCTACTATTCTCTTAATCCATCGACCTTCTTCCGCATCGTAAGAGAATACCCCTTCAATCTTCAAACCTTTTGTAATAAAGTCAAGCTTATGTCCTAAAGAAAAGGATCCATTCAAAAATGTTTTCTTTTCATTCAGATACCCTGTTCTTGATAATTCACCCAAAAGGTTCCATCTATGTTGCTGGTCACCATATAACATTGTGCCATTATTGTTTGCTAAATAAACTTCATTTAGAGGATTCCCATTATTCTCTACAATAATAGGCAGATATGACGGTTGAGTATTACATATTTCCACTACTCTGCTAGCTGTTGTTCCGGGAGCATTTCTGTCTGTGATCCGAGCGGCAAGGTCAATCTTCGCATAGAAATTCTTAGTAATATCGACGTCCACATTCGCTCTGAAATTATATCTCTTAAATACAGCCTGTGTACTATACATGGCAAGATCCGTATGTTTATAGTTTCCGGATTGATTGAAGTAATTGGCCATTACAAAATAGCGGGCCCTTTCAGATCCACCACGGATTGATAAACTGTAATCCTCCTGTGTTCCGGGTTTAAAAGCATAATCAAAATAATCCCAGTTATACCCCAGACCGTCCGAGTTATCACCTTTAGCTTTTCTAAAATTAGCTATGGCTTCATCCGTAAACAAATTTAATTTAGAAGGGTCTAACCCTTTGCTATCATTCAGGATTGCTTCGTTGTACAACGTAGCATAGTCGGCAGATCCCAAATATTCGGGGAATTTAACCGGACTGTTTGTACCTATGGATGCTTTAAAGTTTACGGTAGCACGCTCCTGAGCTTTACCTCTTTTGGTACTGATAATTATTACACCGTTAGCTCCGCGGATACCATAAGGTGCGGTAGCCGAAGCATCTTTTAGGATGGTAAAGGTTTCAATTTCTTCGGCAGACAGGTAACTCATGTCACGTTCTACCCCGTCAACGATCACGATGGGCGATTTATCTCCATACGTACCAAAACCGCGAATCTTAATATCCGCTCTATCCACACCCGGTTCACCACCGCTAAACTGGTTCACCATCAAACCCGGCATACGACCGGCCAAGGCATTATTCAAGTTGGCCGTTGGGCTTTGCTTCAAATCTTTGGTAGTAATGGTTGATACAGAACCGGTGATGGTAGCTTTTTTCTGGGTGGTATAACCCACTACAACAACTTCTTCCAGCGCTTTACTATCTTCAACCAACGTCACATTAATAACTTTCTTACCCTCTAATTTCACCTCTTTAGGCTGAAATCCAACATAAGAAAATATTAAAGTAGCATTGGCATAAGGAACTTCTACGGTAAATTTACCGTCCAGGTCGGTTATAGTTCCGGATTGAGCTCCTTTAACCATTACGTTTACCCCAACTAAGGGATCTCCCAGGTTATCTCTTACCTGACCGGTAATTTTACTATTTTGCTGTTCTACAGCCACAATAGGAGATTTTTTTTCTGCAGGGAGAAGTACCACCTGGTTTTCAGTAATCTTATAGGCACACTCTTTACCTGCGAGTAACAGATTCAGCGCTTCCTCAAGCGTGATTTTATCTGTATGAGCTGTTACTCTTTCTTTGTCATTCAAAACATTGTTCGAATAAATAATACTCACCCCATATTGCTTTCTCAATTGTTCGAAAGCTTCGTAAAGCGTCGCATTTGTTATAGACAGGGTTACTTGCGACTTCAACACATTGGCACTTATTGATAAAACACTTAATGACAGAAGGCCGATAGCAACGCATCTCCTCCATTTCCATCTACTCAGATCCAGGAAGGTCTGAGAAAAAGTCCAATGGCTTTTCATTCTATTAAAAAATAGATTCAGGTTGTTAGACATAATAAAAAGATTAAATTAATACTGGATTTAGAATTATTTATTAACAGTTAACTGATACATATTTGATCGATTCAAATGATTGTCGGGAACAAGAATTGACATTAATACATCCAAAGTCTCCTCCGGAGTATTTTTAAGATTTAAGTTTCCTGTTACCTGATATGTGAGATATTTCGGGTTTTTCAGATTAACATTGATATTGTATATTTTCTCTAATTTTCTTAATACAGACTCCATTCTCTCTTCTTTGAAGCGTAGGCGTCCATCTTTCCATGAAATATAGTCAGCCACATCTACTTTCCTTATCTGTTCAGTTCGGGTACTTTCAGAATATACATAGTATTGGTTGGGCTCAATTTCAATTTGTCTTTCATTGCCATTTAATGCAATACGTCCATTAACAAGCACTGTCTCGAACTTTTTGGATTCTTTATCCACGGACACATTAAATTGTGTACCTAAAACCTCGATGGTTTTATAAGCCGTTTTAACCTGAAATTTGATGTCTTTCGACTTACGGACATCAAAATAAGCTTCGCCGTCCAGGTAGACTTCACGAACAGATCCGCTAAATTCGGAAGGGTAAATTAATGTTGAACCCGCATTTAAAAAGACCAGGGTACCATCGGCTAAGATAAGTTTGGATCGTTTACCATATGGAATATGAAGCGTATTGAGCACTTTGGAATCTGTATCCTTTTCAATTTGAAGCGTATCATTAACAATGATAGCTGCTTTTTTCTGATAATCCACATCGGCTGTTTCGTCGGCTAGTTTCAGTTTCGTGTCTGAACCTTGCATCAACGTAATCTCTTTTCCGGAAGGAATATTTTTTAACAGAGCTTCGTAATCGTATTCGGGAGTGCGATTAAAATAGGGATAAACAAAAACAAACAGCAGAATAGCAGCTGCACACGATGCGATCGTTGCGATCGCCCCATACCAATTCCGGCGGATACGTGGGGCTTTAACCTGATGCATGATGGAGCGTACGCAGGCTTCATTTAGCTCTGTCGTTTTATCCATTTCGATAGCGGTCCAAAGAGATTGCAAACGAACAAACGCAGCCTTGTTTTCTTCGGACTGCTCAATCCATTGCAAAACCAATCTGGCCTCTTCACCTTCACATTTCCGTTCTAAAAATCGAATAAGTAACTTCTCTTCCATCTATACATTCTTTTTCTCTATACAGAAGAACAGTTTATTTGAGTTTTACCCTAGTGAAAAAATTAAAAAAATTCACTTTTTTTTAAATAATAAATCGAATAAGAAAAATCCAGATCCAGTATTCCTGGGGAAGTTCCTCTTTTAGAATCTGTAAAGCTTTGGAAATGTGATACTCTACTGTTTTCTGGGATATGTTTTTTGTTTCAGCGATTTGTTGATTTTTTAAACCATCGTAGCGGCTCAGCATAAAAATCTCCCGTGTTTTATCCGGTAATTTGCTTAAGGCCCTTTCAATGGCTTTATGAAGATCTTCCGATTCTACAATCTGCGAAGCCTCGTCTTGCAACACATACAGATTGGCCCGCTGATAAATTGTCTCGTCGTCTATCTCTTCAATATATAACTGACGGATGCGGGTCTGCTCCAATAAATTAAGGCACTTGTTTCGCAGCACCACCATCAGGTAAGTAATCAGATTTGTGTTATCTTTTAAGATTGCACGGTTGTTCCATAATACCAGGAAAGTATCCTGAACCAGCTCCTGCGATGTCTCATTATTTTGCGTATAAATCAAGGCAAATTTAAACATACGAGGCCAGTATTCGCGCACAATCTGCTCGAACACCTTTTCATTTCCATCCTGTAATTGCTTAATAATCAAATTCATTGAACACGATTCAAATTACAAATAGTTGATCTTAAAATTAAAGCAGAAAACTTACCACTACAATCTGAGGGACACACTCCCTTTACAACCATAGGAATGTTTATAATGCGGCAAAGATAAAGAATAAAACAAAAATTCACCTAACAAATGTGAATCTTATGCTAAATACCCATTTAAAAAGCGCATAGACCTTAGAGTGTTTTAGGTTCAAAGATTTACTATTATTATAATATTTATACCACAGAAAAGCACTAACTTTTGGGCAAAATAAACTATGGGTGCAAACAGTTCTTACAAAAGAAGACCGCATAGATATACTTGACCGTGAATGATAATATTAGAAAAAACATATAAATATGGAAATAAATCAGATAAGTGCCGAAGTCTCTGGACATAGACGTTGTGACGATTATGCCCCAAGGAACAAGTGAGGAATTTTGTGATGTGGACATACCGTTAGACGAGCTTGACACTACGCTTCATTGCCACTCATTATATTATTATGATGATGTGTTTCAAAAGGACGAGACATTTATATTTTCAGGAACTTATCCAAATCAACTTAGAAAGTGGAAATAATCATTCATCGCGGAGCAACTCAGATAGGTGGCTCTGTAACAGAATACAGGTACAACGGCTGGCGGCTGTTTGTTGATTTCGGAGAACAGTTGCCGGGTACTCCTGTCTACGTGCAGCTTGATATGGAAGGACTTACTAAAGGCGATCTTTCAAAGAGTGCCATGCTCATCACGCACTATCATGGCGACCATATTGGCAACATTCATCAGATTCCCATGGAGATTCCTGTATTTATGGGTAAATTGGGAATTGAGATTCAGAAGATAACATCCAATCATCTGAAAGAGGTTGACCGAAAGCAAGCGTGTTTACTTGAACGCCTTAACAAGGCAATTCCTTTTGAGGCAGGTACGGCTTTTGAATTTGGACCATTCGAGATAATGCCGATAGTTATAGACCACTCTGCATTTGATGCCTGCGCTTTCAAAATTAAGACCGATGATACAAGTGTATTTCATACCGGTGATTTTCGCACACACGGATTTCGTAGTGGAAAATTCCTTAAAGCGATTGATAAATACATAGGAAAGGTTGATTATGTGATTTGCGAAGGCACAAATGTAAAGCGTTCGGATGCTGCTTTACAGTCAGAACACGATTTACAGAAACAACTGGAGGCGGAGTTTTGGCAGTATAAATTCAACATCGTTTATTTGTCCTCAACAAATATCGACCGTTTATTCTCGCTATATCATGCCGCATTACGGATTGGAATTCCCTTCATTGTTGATTCGCATCAAAAACGGATAATGGATGCAGTGGTCAAGAGCGACCATATTTGGGCAAAGTCAAGTCTCTATAAATATGGGAAATGTAAGCCTATGGTCTTGAAATATGACAAGGATAATCCGGGGGAACATCTTATTAGTGAGAAATTCATTGCTTTCCTTAAACAAAAAGGATATGTATTGATAGCCAGAAGCAACCCGCGATTCGACCATCTCATTGACAAAATGCCGGGTGAGTCCAAACAATGTTACCTCTCTATGTGGAACGGATATGTAAGCAATCCGGCATCGCCATCCTATAACAAAGAGCTTGCGGCAGCACTGGGAAAGGGATATCTTTATCGCCATACCAGCGGTCATTGCGATATGAAAAACCTTCGTAAGCTCTTTGTACAGCTTTCCCCCAAAGCGATCATTCCTATTCATACCGATGCACCGGAGGCATTTGCCAAACTCTTCAACGACCAATGGCCGGTACGCCTTCTGCAAGACGGCGATTTGTTTATCTTACACTCTAAGAAACTTTTCTGATGAAAATACTTCACATATCGGATCCTCTCGGACGACATGCAGAACTGACTAATCTGCCCGAAGATGAAGATAGAAACTACTTCTTGATTGAGATTCCGTGTCGGGTGGGGTTTGACAAAAAGAATGGTCCTACAAATGGTCCTTTAAATGGTCCTTTAACAGAGAAGGAGTTATCTGTTCTTTTTGAGATTTCAATTTTGGTTGATTTAGTAATATCAACCGTTTTAAGTTGATAAAATTGTTTTCGGCATACGGATATGACATAAATTTCCATTTCTACACATATAACTAACCCGTTGGCGGAATTAAATTAGTGCATATTTAATTTGTCCAATGGGTTTGTTATTAATCTTGTTTATATATTGAAGGATTGTAAGTGCACTAATTTTCCCCGTAATTCTGGTAAACAATCCTTCTGTTTGTTTTGCGTAATTTCTGATTATCATAAATTGATCGCATAATTGTGCAAAAAGCGTTTCAACCCTTTTCCTTGCTTTAGCAAATGGACTAAATACAGGTTTCCAATCTTTTTGATTCGACCGATATGGAACTTCCAACTTGATATTAGCTTTTTCAAATAAATCAAGTTGTATGGCTGCTCCAATATATCCACGATCACCGATGATGGTGCAATTCTGAAAGTTACACTTTACGTCTTTCAAATAATGAATGTCGTGAACACTCGCCTTTGTCAGGTCAAAAGAGTGTATGACACCGCTCAACCCACAGAGAGAATGTAATTTATATCCGTAATAATGTTTACCCTGTGAAGCACAATAGCCATAATTGGGAGCTTTATCATAATTATTCTTTCCCATTTTACAACGTTTTGACCTTATGGGACGACAGACTTCAATTGGCATAGAATCAATACAGAAAATAGCTTCTCCACCATCAACTTTTGATGCAATTCTTTCACGCACCTGATTACATAAGCCGATAGTGAGCTTCCTGCGATCATTATATTGACGACGGGATATGAGAGAAGAAAAATCATCTTTGTATTCATTTAATTTAGAAAACAAAAAGCTTTCACTATCTATACCTATTGATTCGGCAGCAAGGCTTAAACTGATCACTTCTAAGTCAGAGAACTTCGGGACGACTCCTCTGCGAGGTATATTCCCTTTTTCGTTTACTAAATCACCAGAAAACATCTTGCATATATCAAGAAATTTAGCGAATATTGCATATAAGTTGTGCATAATTGAGCTGTATATTAATAGTTTGATCACCATTAAAATACTAATAATCAATGATATGCACAACTTATTTCCTGACATTTTTTAGTGAATTAATTCCGCCAACGGGTAATAAATATAATATCTTATAAAGTTGTGAAGATAGATTTCTGATTAAAGTTTTCTGTAAATGGTACTTCTTTTCTTGAAATATATTCGACTGGAGTTTTCCCCGTAAAATCTTTAAATTCTTTGAGGAAATGGTTGTAGTCATAGTAACCATTAGCTATTGCTACATTCAACAGATCATCTGGTTCAGCATGTAAGTTTAGATATGCTGAGATGAATCGTTGTAATTGTATGTATTCTTTAGGAGTAAGCCCCATATACTTGGAGAAATTCCGCTCCAGCCATTTGTAACTGGCCCCAATCTCTTTAATTACATTAGCTACGGAGATTTGTCCCTTAGTTTGATTGATTAGCTCAACAGCAGAATTTAATAAACCTATTCTGTCCTTTGTTGTAATTAGGCTCTTTATGTATAATTCGACTACAGTAATCTTGTTATCAATGGAATCTGTGGCAAATACTTGATTAAGTAACTCTCTATCAAAATTTATCTCCGTAAATGTTGCAATATTCCTGCATTTGAAAAAAGAAGGCTGTAAGTTGAACAGTTTATGAAAATATTCAGGTTTAAATCTTATAATCAGAATATAGTCTAAGTCTTCAAGATATCTCACATAGACTTTCTTCATTACACCTGCATCAATCCAACCCGATTTCACAATGTTTTCTTTACCATCAATATTAATGCGAGCCTTATTGTTTCTATCAGGAAATAGCATAATTGAAGGGGAGCCATCATTAAAAATCCAATGATCTGTTTTATTATCAATATCATAAAACAAATAGAAACCTTCGATATAGTCAATACATACCTCCGATGGAGATTTCCTGATCCAGTATTCTCCATTAGAAGATATTCTTTCCTGTTGAATAATTTCTTTTAAAAAGTTGATTGGCATAATGGGTACAAAGATATGCATAATGTTCAACGACAATGAGTTTACGATATGTCTAATTTATACTATGACCGGATTTTTCTTAGTTATAACTTTGCATTAAAAATGATATGATAGTACAGACAGATGAAGATTTGAATGGTATTCAAGAAATTAGTGACATTGTTGCCATCACATTGAAACAAATGAGAGAATATGCCAGAATAGGTATGACTACAAAAGAATTGGATAATTATGGAGCAGGAATACTTAAAAGTTATGGAGCTAAATCAGCTCCATTTGTAACATATAAGTTCCCGGGATGGACTTGCATAAGTATTAATAATGAAATGGCACACGGTATTTCTTCCTCAAGAATCTGTATATAAGGATAAGTAAGATTGTCAATGCTTATATCAATAAATACTTTTCTTACAATTTAAAATTTACCTTAAGTCTAGGTTATGAACACACTACAATATTAGAAGACAATAAAGACTATTCAATAAACATTAAACATTGTCGATTTTCTATTATTCTCTATGTCAATCCCTATTGTATTTTGATGAGAATTGGAATAGTTTTAAGGAAAAATAGATCAGTAGTTTAACTCTGAATCATTATTTCTTTGCATTTAGAAAAATGATTTGCAGATGTATATAAATGCTATCGGATATTACAGAAGAGAAGATTGCTTGAAAAACAATATCAAGCACGAAATGCAGACTC
This window contains:
- a CDS encoding SusC/RagA family TonB-linked outer membrane protein; the encoded protein is MKSHWTFSQTFLDLSRWKWRRCVAIGLLSLSVLSISANVLKSQVTLSITNATLYEAFEQLRKQYGVSIIYSNNVLNDKERVTAHTDKITLEEALNLLLAGKECAYKITENQVVLLPAEKKSPIVAVEQQNSKITGQVRDNLGDPLVGVNVMVKGAQSGTITDLDGKFTVEVPYANATLIFSYVGFQPKEVKLEGKKVINVTLVEDSKALEEVVVVGYTTQKKATITGSVSTITTKDLKQSPTANLNNALAGRMPGLMVNQFSGGEPGVDRADIKIRGFGTYGDKSPIVIVDGVERDMSYLSAEEIETFTILKDASATAPYGIRGANGVIIISTKRGKAQERATVNFKASIGTNSPVKFPEYLGSADYATLYNEAILNDSKGLDPSKLNLFTDEAIANFRKAKGDNSDGLGYNWDYFDYAFKPGTQEDYSLSIRGGSERARYFVMANYFNQSGNYKHTDLAMYSTQAVFKRYNFRANVDVDITKNFYAKIDLAARITDRNAPGTTASRVVEICNTQPSYLPIIVENNGNPLNEVYLANNNGTMLYGDQQHRWNLLGELSRTGYLNEKKTFLNGSFSLGHKLDFITKGLKIEGVFSYDAEEGRWIKRIVETYKEGYKEYPGYATFMPKDGMDIYMTPGHYQGEYKTGNKYQVDQTLKNDFSQNASQGRTYYQLKLDYLNSFGKHDVSAMALFNRSIRSYNDDVEYRYQGLTGRATYAYDNKYLAEFNIGYNGSENFAPGNRYGIFPAGSVGWVISREGFMKGTNKWLDNLKIRGSYGLVGSDKISQRFTYLQFFENSGGYRFGQNGFDIDAVGGVQEGALANPSLTWEKSRKMNIGLDAAFLNEKLTFSVDFFNEHRYDIITSLSGGDKLGFPDIVGKDAPYINSGIVDNHGIDFEIGWNGKIGKDFRYYLKPNFTFARNKIVFMNEIYRENSYRAATGKRVDEHFVYVVDHFVRDQAEADKLNAMNNGTGFQQWGPLIPGDVVYKDLNKDGKINDLGDKTAMGNPRTPEIMFGLPIGFQYKGLDMSFLFQGATNASVLLNGPAVYDFPLFDSDKYGKVKKMHLNRWTPETAETATYPALHSTNNDNNKNASSSLFLYDASYVRLKNVEIGYTLPKSTIRIAGLQNVRIYIQGLNLLTFDGLDDVDVDPETGDGNGSWYPIQRVFNFGIDITY
- a CDS encoding glycoside hydrolase family 125 protein, with product MTSRRNFIKAGAFSVAGLLVGQHSFAVPGMPETTPYVCKRPLPGARNFTSKAVEEAIAATKKQIKDPKLAWMFENCFPNTLDTTCEHKMVNGKPDTFVITGDIHAMWLRDSSAQVFPYITFAKKDKALQTMLAGVIYRQTKCILIDPYANGFNEGPTGSEWESDKTDMKKELHERKWEIDSLCYPIRLAYNYWKNTNDTSVFDAEWEKAMETVYKTFVEQQRKDNLGPYKFTRVTDRQGDTLLNFGYGSPVKPVGLIVSSFRPSDDASLFGFLIPSNLFAVTSLRQVAEIMRKVRNNGSFAGKCEALANEVEAAVKKYGICEHPEFGKVYAFEVDGFGSRVFMDDANVPSLLALPYLGCVELNDPIYQNTRKMVLSDSNPYFFKGKAGEGIGGPHIGFDYVWPMSIVMRANTSTDMAEIRKCVQMLRDTDGGTGFMHESFHKDNAADFTRSWFAWANTLFGELIYRLVNEGKLDAIKVS
- a CDS encoding RagB/SusD family nutrient uptake outer membrane protein — translated: MKNISFLLGFILCLVMNSCSDDFLDKKPDDKMNEQQVFERYNKVDGLVTKVYERAKFANRPLVFFNHFSTAPVTDECEGSTAEKSLTNVFNAGGWSSMGMPDRSSCGQYWWDLYDNIRKANVILEGVRKYNTPDNILNPGDLEKRIGEVYFFRAYFHYLLIRMYGEVPYIDHTIDPQGSMDFKKESYHALVEKICADADSAYSRVPDRWLSTDFGRVEKGACLGLKAIVRWMAATPMWNGGTMPDDTRQFKAEYTYDKKRWEAAKVASKALLDFKVDGAARYTLYTGDADNETFKNDRGKDENGSKVYKRLWNMYYDMNSIMGEWVWFVTRDKSEGWQGDCYPPTSQGSSRQMPVQEQVDEYEYIGPDGYGYPVYADRATTDGYDDANPYASVKRDPRFHRDIMYHGAVFKNSQINTAEGNNRIGGSNATTTGYYLRKFFKEGWNRDQGFIINGPAIWRLPEFIYIYAEAVNETTGPTQEIYDLINQVRARSWMAPMPPSVLGSKELMNQYIQRERRVELFYENNRIWTSRLYLEPSSSTELAKETQWMAQGANYWPYPKCQRAIHGMRPVEDANGKIVINGKKYRMERYKIEDRVFVAPRHYLFPIMDDEIKRTPSLVQNPGW